The following are from one region of the Osmia bicornis bicornis chromosome 8, iOsmBic2.1, whole genome shotgun sequence genome:
- the LOC114876875 gene encoding uncharacterized protein LOC114876875 isoform X1 codes for MNERNKWIFRILFWMNIYGTILANLTDSSEMDLSDEIDLFTTTKRTFPDRCLVKQEPGPCKQWVHKWTFNKTEGKCRTFPYGGCLGNENRFNSEAECLHYCVGGPEHTLPPYLVTKGSVFVTSTTTTSTLPSTTAVTPRPTFSPPEPTKPPVPKYKRGKELTFMESGYEKTFMFAQSNTFIQLDGSGIKPFQLRLCREISFKFRTKLPHGLLVYHSVKDRPESLDPYALYVIVEKGQLKVVHVFGKRSTSLTVGEGLNRDEWHSVLVRIDVHGAKLIARVDDKQEETTLKVLEHVVNYGVSEELASVVLIGGLSSEERLHGVKYIIESFVGCIRDMVLSSGKSASDLLPIQPLIATKHENVKEGCIDKCRTKENLCFISNQCVNHYNSLTCDCFGTKYEGERCDVYTATILTLRGSSYVSFRVYDWKDRVHSSVNRISLAFKTKWDDSALFYASGEIDGTPHYVAASIMNGSVHVELDFGHNSKIATVLGDYVTSNHWNNLTIFHNGSLVFVSLDDDIKVLEVPGENYNMIIDPEIYIGGGPELHKRKGLLSHNNFAGSLKYVFFNDKSIIYELKRSNPMVHYIGVLEPEYYDADVDVIPITYPFAGSHIWWPIARTDSLKLNFDFKSSKPIAVVASGEVKSNRGLGYWELRLVNDEIRFQLFPVLTENITVSAAVKFPHNTSWHAVELNYTKGELSVLVDYRNKQSKLFSMTFEMGDKVIIGSGKSNAGLVGCMREIRVNDERIEPRYVVNTERVIGEVALDNCQFVDPCTRPNTCEHGGKCSVKEDRITCDCTDTGYIGKNCHFAQYRKTCEELALLGYTQDDVYKIDIDGNGRFPPALVKCEFQSIEDSTKTIVEHNLPSQVDVRSIAESDFSFNIKYRQFTAEMLQELISHSLYCSQYVKYDCYKAPLELHSATWFLSSKGTTVDYIGNVNRGSCPCGMNRTCVDPNLSCNCDVSAGNAGKWLSDEGYYETPDSLGITGMVFLQQRDLEEDAQGRITLGPLECVETNTQKYVVTFTTSQSYIEVPGWRKGDIAFSFRTTGEKAILLYQPPIRSNYPSFMVALTSEYRLTFNFTLNTGTIRELEVKSRRKLNNGEWQKIWIDYNDYHVRFMINTDFQMVDLLPEEEFGPFEGSMFIGGATAEHLRTSSVRQGLIGCFRGLVVNGEILDIHSYMSVHLSEIIKDCKPSCQPNKCQNGARCVELWSNFECVCENRWAHLGTFCERNINNKALTFTSQGAFLKKNYFGTDEDDQEKLLLKGILLQNILINLRTYDTHSLILYANDHLNNFAHLYISNGTSIVYLFNAGNEIKNITVEYPGANTGISVQIAIIRTEKTTTLHVNEYNITLNATPVLLDAYSNKPWINPEKEVLAPQRPPAPPTNYFQVNLGGFDTDDLLRVGKEGALIMGYVGCLRGLMIGEYLVDLPSLANEANHEGSKGVLPNCQMKCDAMPCKNLGICTEDFGRQESSCNCELTSYFGEHCADEKGADFSGESVLQREFDLVGEVSQVKVQLAFSTNELRQRTTALLLLQTENKRSYYLLVALTSEGQLIFEEDREGSAHGVRLNDRNFLNGARHSVYYVRDNNTATLLIDREPVQLLPIPVLNLGDDEDESPGVTEIQLGGLNTTDSRFSAYKGYTGCLSNVVVSINGGPGMKPLEEYMLFTKQGSETVRATIPAGVRSAQCAVFHAQPRGLDPPRNDSVGRDRAWVEDPPERILYKSQYSDATQEEQGAGTYIFIALCCVFVTAVIGCIYEVWRSARKDRRRRRAATVSSTSVSPSGSQRWQSQQYTDTIASGVKTVGFKNVNEDEKRPNGTHVKPTSKEYKPLTNAEAKDLVNDKRVHIKADEEPEKKELLGVNTGIITKPPKPNPFSMEDLQEEPELEECEEEDEEEEDEDDSKKDNQNEEESDQSKAELIDDKDFAKSAITRNAIEQQWTIQDTSSDPSRPLVVNLQPIYLSDDRRTFGNPLNYLGAGKFQVNNRNSIESILSLD; via the exons ATGAACGAGCGCAACAAATGGATCTTCAGGATCCTCTTTTGGATGAACATTTATGGAACGATTCTAGCGAACTTGACAGATTCCTCGGAAATGGATTTGTCCGACGAGATAGATCTATTCACCACCACGAAAAGAACATTTCCCGACAGGTGTCTCGTTAAACAAGAGCCAGGTCCGTGCAAACAGTGGGTTCACAAATGGACTTTCAACAAGACTGAAGGAAAATGCAGGACTTTCCCTTACGGTGGCTGTCTGGGAAATGAGAATCGTTTCAATTCGGAAGCTGAATGTCTTCATTACTGCGTGGGTGGTCCAGAAC ACACTTTACCACCCTATTTGGTCACAAAGGGAAGCGTATTTGTGACGAGCACGACAACCACAAGCACACTGCCCTCAACCACCGCTGTCACCCCACGACCAACCTTTTCACCCCCCGAACCAACGAAACCTCCCGTGCCAAAGTACAAAAGGGGAAAG GAACTTACTTTCATGGAATCTGGGTACGAAAAGACTTTCATGTTCGCGCAGAGCAACACGTTCATTCAACTCGACGGCAGTGGTATAAAACCATTTCAACTTAG GCTGTGTCGTGAGATATCCTTCAAATTTCGCACAAAACTACCCCATGGTCTGCTGGTCTACCACAGCGTGAAGGATCGACCAGAGAGCCTAGATCCTTACGCTCTTTACGTGATCGTTGAAAAAGGTCAGCTGAAAGTGGTTCACGTGTTCGGGAAACGATCGACCAGTCTGACGGTAGGTGAAGGATTGAACAGGGACGAATGGCACAGTGTTCTGGTGAGGATCGATGTCCACGGGGCGAAATTGATCGCCAGGGTGGACGACAAACAGGAAGAGACGACGCTCAAAGTTCTGGAACACGTGGTCAATTATGGGGTGTCCGAAGAACTTGCGTCTGTCGTCCTTATTGGAG GATTAAGTTCAGAGGAACGATTACATGGCGTGAAGTACATAATAGAATCCTTCGTGGGTTGCATAAGAGATATGGTTCTTAGTTCGGGCAAATCGGCAAGCGATTTGTTGCCGATTCAACCACTGATCGCGACGAAGCACGAAAACGTGAAGGAGGGCTGCATAGACAA ATGCAGAACAAAAGAGAATCTTTGTTTCATCTCCAATCAGTGTGTGAATCACTATAATAGTTTAACTTGCGATTGTTTTGGGACGAAGTACGAAGGAGAACGTTGCGACGTGTACA CGGCTACAATCTTAACGTTAAGAGGATCTTCCTACGTTTCCTTTCGAGTTTACGACTGGAAAGACAGAGTCCACTCGTCTGTCAATAGGATAAGCCTTGCTTTCAAG ACAAAATGGGACGATTCAGCCCTGTTTTACGCATCTGGAGAAATCGATGGGACACCTCATTACGTAGCAGCCTCCATAATGAATGGATCTGTTCACGTCGAGTTAGACTTCGGACACAACTCGAAAATCGCTACAGTTCTAGGCGATTACGTTACCTCGAATCACTGGAACAATTTAACGATATTTCATAATGGATCTCTAGTTTTCGTTAGTTTAGACGACGACATAAAGGTACTGGAAGTGCCCGGGGAAAATTACAACATGATCATCGATCCAGAAATTTACATAGGCGGTGGACCGGAATTGCACAAGAGGAAGGGCCTCCTTTCGCACAATAATTTTGCGG GCTCCTTAAAATACGTTTTCTTCAACGACAAATCTATCATCTACGAACTAAAACGTTCCAACCCCATGGTACATTACATAGGGGTGTTAGAACCAGAGTACTACGATGCGGATGTGGATGTGATTCCCATAACGTATCCTTTCGCTGGGAGTCACATTTGGTGGCCCATTGCTCGAACCGACTCCCTTAAATTGAACTTTGATTTCAAAAGTTCGAAACCCATAGCGGTGGTCGCGTCAGGGGAGGTAAAGAGCAATCGTGGACTTGGATATTGGGAG TTGCGTTTGGTGAACGACGAGATTCGTTTCCAATTATTTCCCGTTCTAACGGAAAACATCACGGTCTCAGCAGCGGTGAAATTTCCCCACAACACGTCCTGGCACGCGGTCGAATTGAATTACACGAAGGGTGAACTGAGCGTCCTGGTCGATTACAGGAACAAACAGAGCAAACTGTTCTCCATGACTTTCGAAATGGGCGACAAAGTTATCATCGGTAGTGGAAAAAGTAACGCTG GCTTGGTTGGATGTATGAGGGAGATACGAGTGAACGACGAAAGGATAGAGCCCAGATACGTGGTCAACACCGAAAGAGTGATCGGGGAAGTGGCTTTGGACAACTGCCAGTTCGTCGATCCTTGTACCAGACCGAACACGTGCGAACACGGGGGGAAATGCTCGGTGAAAGAGGACAGGATCACCTGTGATTGCACCGACACCGGTTACATCGGCAAAAATTGTCATTTCG CTCAATACAGAAAGACGTGCGAGGAATTGGCTTTGCTAGGATACACCCAGGACGATGTATATAAAATCGACATAGATGGAAATGGAAGATTTCCACCTGCTCTAGTGAAATGCGAATTTCAATCTATCGAAGATTCCACTAAAACCATAGTGGAACATAATTTACCCTCCCAAGTTGACGTCAGATCCATTGCTGAGTCTGATTTCtctttcaatataaaatacaGACAGTTCACTGCAGAAATGCTCCAAGAATTGATCTCACACTCGTTATACTGCAGTCAATATGTAAAATACGATTGTTATAAGGCACCCTTAGAACTCCACAGTGCCACCTGGTTTCTAAGTTCCAAGGGTACCACTGTGGATTACATTGGAAACGTTAATAGAGGCTCCTGTCCATGTGGAA TGAACAGAACCTGCGTTGATCCAAACCTAAGCTGCAACTGTGATGTTTCCGCCGGAAATGCCGGAAAATGGCTGTCCGACGAAGGCTACTATGAGACCCCAGACTCTTTAGGTATCACAGGGATGGTCTTCTTACAGCAGAGAGACCTCGAAGAGGATGCACAAGGTCGAATTACCTTGGGTCCATTGGAATGTGTCGAAACGA ATACACAGAAATATGTAGTAACATTTACGACCTCGCAGTCGTATATCGAGGTACCAGGATGGAGAAAAGGAGACATAGCTTTCAGTTTTCGAACAACTGGGGAAAAAGCTATTTTGTTATATCAACCGCCTATCAGAAGCAACTATCCTTCTTTTATGGTGGCTCTGACCTCGGAATATCGcttgacatttaattttaccCTGAATACTGGTACCATCAGAGAGTTGGAAGTGAAAAGCAGAAGAAAATTGAACAATGGAGAGTGGCAGAAGATCTGGATCGATTATAATGACTATCACGTCAGATTTATGATTAACACTGACTTTCAGATGGTTGATCTATTGCCTGAAGAAGAGTTTGGACCATTCGAGGGTTCTATGTTCATAGGGGGCGCTACAGC GGAACACTTGAGAACTTCCTCGGTTCGACAAGGACTAATCGGTTGTTTCCGAGGTCTCGTCGTGAATGGCGAGATCCTGGACATACACAGCTACATGTCGGTCCATTTATcagaaattattaaagattGCAAACCGTCTTGTCAACCGAACAAGTGTCAAAATGGAGCTAGGTGTGTAGAGCTATGGAGCAATTTCGAATGCGTCTGCGAGAACAGATGGGCTCATCTTGGCACCTTTTGCGAGAGGA atattaacaataaggCATTAACGTTCACGTCACAAGGAGCTTTcctgaagaaaaattatttcggCACGGATGAAGATGATCAAGAGAAACTATTGTTGAAAGGGATACTACTACAGAATATACTGATCAATCTAAGAACTTATGACACTCATTCGTTGATTTTATATGCAAACGATCATTTGAACAATTTTGCTCATCTTTACATTTCTAATGGAACGAGCATCGTCTATTTATTCAATGCTGGAAATGAGATAAAGAATATCACTGTTGAGTATCCAG GGGCGAATACAGGGATATCAGTGCAAATCGCGATAATTCGCACAGAAAAAACTACAACCCTACATGTAAACGAGTACAACATCACCCTGAATGCAACACCGGTGTTGCTTGACGCGTATTCCAACAAACCTTGGATAAATCCAGAGAAGGAGGTGCTGGCGCCGCAGAGGCCACCCGCACCACCCACCAACTATTTCCAG GTGAATCTAGGAGGCTTCGACACGGACGATTTGCTGAGGGTTGGCAAAGAGGGTGCGCTGATTATGGGCTACGTGGGTTGTCTACGCGGACTGATGATCGGAGAGTATCTCGTCGATCTACCAAGCCTTGCTAACGAGGCGAATCACGAGGGTAGCAAAGGTGTGCTTCCCAATTGTCAGATGAAGTGCGATGCTATGCCTTGCAAAAATCTTGGAATCTGCACCGAGGATTTCGGGAGACAGGAGTCATCCTGCAACTGCGAACTGACGTCCTATTTTGGGGAACATTGCGCCGATG AAAAGGGAGCAGACTTTAGCGGCGAGAGCGTTTTGCAACGCGAATTCGATCTGGTTGGCGAAGTGAGCCAAGTGAAGGTTCAATTAGCATTTTCCACTAATGAACTTCGACAACGCACCACAGCGCTCCTGCTTTTGCAAACAGAGAACAA AAGAAGCTACTATCTGCTGGTTGCTCTAACGTCGGAAGGTCAATTAATCTTCGAGGAAGACAGAGAAGGCTCTGCCCATGGAGTACGTCTTAACGATAGGAACTTTCTTAATGGTGCTCGACACAGTGTCTACTACGTTCGCGATAACAACACGGCTACACTTCTG ATCGACCGTGAGCCAGTGCAACTATTACCAATTCCAGTGCTAAACTTAGGAGACGACGAGGACGAGAGTCCAGGAGTTACAGAGATCCAATTAGGCGGTCTGAACACAACAGATTCGAGATTCAGCGCATACAAAGGATACACCGGATGTCTGAGCA ACGTCGTGGTATCGATCAACGGGGGACCTGGCATGAAGCCACTCGAGGAATATATGCTATTTACGAAACAGGGCAGCGAAACCGTCCGAGCGACTATACCTGCCGGGGTTAGGAGCGCTCAATGCGCGGTCTTTCATGCTCAACCACGTGGCCTCGACCCTCCTAGAAACGACAGTGTG GGTCGTGACAGAGCCTGGGTAGAAGATCCACCTGAAAGAATACTATACAAGTCTCAGTATTCGGATGCAACTCAAGAGGAACAAGGTGCTGGTACTTATATCTTCATCGCGTTGTGCTGTGTGTTCGTAACAGCAGTGATCGGATGCATTTACGAGGTTTGGAGAAGCGCAAGAAAAGACCGACGTCGTAGACGAGCGGCTACCGTTAGTAGTACGTCCGTTTCACCCTCTGGCTCTCAAAGATGGCAATCGCAACAATACACGGACACGATAGCCAGTGGGGTAAAAACAGTGGGTTTTAAGAACGTGAACGAAGACGAGAAAAGACCCAACGGTACTCATGTAAAGCCCACTAGCAAGGAGTATAAACCGCTGACCAACGCGGAAGCTAAAGACTTGGTTAACGATAAAAGGGTTCATATAAAAG CAGATGAAGAACCAGAGAAAAAGGAGCTCCTAGGGGTAAATACAGGCATCATCACTAAACCTCCGAAACCAAATCCATTC TCGATGGAGGATTTGCAAGAGGAACCAGAACTAGAGGAATGTGaggaagaagatgaagaagaagaagatgaagacgACTCAAAGAAAGATAACCAGAACGAGGAAGAATCAGATCAATCGAAAGCAGAGCTTATTGACGACAAAGATTTCGCGAAATCG GCGATTACTCGTAATGCAATTGAACAACAATGGACAATCCAAGATACTTCTTCAG